In Helianthus annuus cultivar XRQ/B chromosome 8, HanXRQr2.0-SUNRISE, whole genome shotgun sequence, a single genomic region encodes these proteins:
- the LOC110873541 gene encoding NAC domain-containing protein 21/22, with protein sequence MSNISLVEATLPPGFRFHPRDEELICDYLFNKFSLSGSPLLIEIDLNKCEPWDLPETACVGGKDWYFYSHRDRKYATGLRTNRATVSGYWKATGKDRSILRNRTLVGMRKTLVFYLGRAPKGKKSNWVMHEFRLQGPQTPSVDSSLKDDLVLCRVFCKNRETTDEKQNNLGSINKYRSHEDTIKCSSSLPPLMEPYSLSFDQSQHAYNNNNNIFNQQVPCFSTIFNQYNPQCDLINNHHVFSTIISPPPQPPNLTISSPSSSSSSHCGGKKDVIKAVLNRFNDATFSFGEENSDQSFLSDADLAVTMWYP encoded by the exons ATGAGCAACATAAGTTTGGTTGAGGCCACACTCCCTCCAGGCTTCAGATTCCATCCCCGCGATGAAGAGTTGATATGCGATTACTTGTTCAACAAGTTTTCTCTCTCTGGTTCACCTCTTCTTATTGAAATCGATCTAAACAAGTGTGAGCCGTGGGATCTTCCTG AAACCGCATGTGTTGGAGGCAAGGATTGGTACTTTTATAGCCATCGAGATCGAAAATATGCAACCGGATTACGTACAAATAGGGCCACGGTGTCGGGGTACTGGAAGGCAACGGGAAAAGACAGATCTATCCTTCGAAACCGTACCCTTGTTGGCATGAGAAAGACTCTTGTTTTCTATCTTGGAAGGGCACCGAAGGGAAAGAAAAGTAATTGGGTAATGCATGAATTTAGACTACAAGGTCCTCAAACACCTTCGGTTGATTCTTCGCTCAAG gATGATTTGGTGTTGTGTAGAGTGTTTTGCAAGAATAGAGAAACAACTGATGAAAAACAAAACAACTTGGGAAGCATAAACAAGTATAGAAGCCATGAAGACACAATAAAATGTTCTTCATCTCTCCCACCACTAATGGAACCTTACAGTCTCTcctttgaccaaagtcaacacgcctacaacaacaacaataatatcTTCAACCAGCAAGTACCCTGCTTCTCCACCATTTTCAACCAATATAATCCCCAATGTGATCTCATTAACAACCACCATGTGTTCTCCACCATcatatcaccaccaccacaaccacccaaTCTTACGATATCATCACCATCTTCTTCATCGTCGTCACATTGTGGTGGGAAGAAAGATGTGATCAAAGCCGTTTTGAATCGTTTTAACGACGCCACTTTCAGCTTTGGTGAAGAGAATTCTGATCAAAGCTTTTTGTCGGATGCAGATTTGGCTGTTACCATGTGGTACCCTTGA